The following nucleotide sequence is from Acyrthosiphon pisum isolate AL4f chromosome A2, pea_aphid_22Mar2018_4r6ur, whole genome shotgun sequence.
TTTTGTATCTTGGGACGATCCTAGAGAGATATATTTTCAAGGAACTCCaaaaaacgttatatttgatGATCTATTTCCTGTTTTGTGCCATTTCAATAGTCCTGATAGAGAATTTTTATTAGATGGTCAACCTCATAGAGTACGGTTAGGTGCACCAACTCGAGAACTTTATTTAGACGGAAAATTCTATGAATGTTTTTTTGGTGGTTCTCCAATCTTTACTGACCTTGGTGGTGTTAAAAGATCTGTTAAACTTGAAGGTCCTCCTCCTTCAGTCAATATAGGCAACACAAAGCGACAAGATTTAGTTGCTGGTCGTatagcaattattattgataactcGTATACTGTACCTGTCTATTTGGATGCTAAACCACAGCGTATTGATGTGGGTAACACTGCacttatttttcgttttattgaTGGATTAATGAGAGCTATGATTAATGACCAACCGTTCAAAGTTAACTATAACGGACCACCACAAGCAATTATTGTAAGAGGCAATAAACACTACTTAAGATTCACAGGATTACCACCAAATATTAGACCAGGATACGCTGCTATTTCTCAAATGATGGGTGTAGTACTAACTGAAGATTCTTCTACCGAATCTTTACCGCCAATACCTGTTCCACCAATGCCACCAAATTTCACCGGTTTTGAAATGACTGCATTAACACCAAATGAAGATATTAACCAACTTCCTCCACAATCATTCTCTTCTTCATATTCTTTAGCACCAAGTAAATGTATAAtgccataaataaatatttaaaactactatgtcatttattttgttcattttgcAGCAACGACATCACTACCTCTACTTTCTAATGTTGCTCAGAAATTAGAATCTGTTACAAGTTCTTATGTACCACCTGCAATGTCTGCACCTATAATACCTCCTGTCTTACCTAGTGATATGGACATTAATGAGCTATTTAAGAAGTTAGTGGACAGTGGAATTGTACCTAAGGACAAGCCAAAAGAAGTTGTccaatcaaaactaaaaaagaaagAGAAGGAGGCagaaaatttaactataaaaccTGTTGATTTTTCAGATCCTTTATCCTTAAAAcagttagtattataatttttttaattgctttatTTTGCTACAAATATATTGTCTTGTTTCAGAAAACAACCAGGATTAATTCACAACTTATATACAGGAATTCAGTGCAGTTCTTGTGGTATTCGTTTCACTGCAGAGTTTACCATTAAGTATAGTAGTCATTTAGATTGGCATTTTAGACAAAATAGACGTGAAAAAATGGCAAGCAAAACTGTTCAATCTAGAAAATGGTATTATGATACTAGTGACTGGTGTAAATATGAAGAACAAGAAGATGAAACGACTAGAGGTAATTGATGGTTGATAAAGCTTATTCAAGATCTTTAGAAAAAATcactactaaaataaaaaattaacagtatGAGAGTTGATCGATTTTGATATTTACTTTTGAATAGTAatcattaatgttaataatgaattttttattttagtttataagttatataagatatatattcttcttattttcaattgttcatatttaatttaacttagcaTACCTGTTGCTTAATTAGTCATTTGTTGTACTTATGaacattgaaattaatattgtatcgtTGATTAATTCAGTAGTCCTAACCATTTTTTCACACcctagcatatatttaaaaaatgactttcattaaaaacaaaagtgtATTATGGATgacattaaatcaaaaaaaaaaattggtgataCCAGTATTGTACTATGCGAttcataatagtttaattattagtgaatttgttttattttacaatattatacacctaaaatatgtttgaaattttaatatttttacacttcCTTTTTAAGCAtagtaatttgatttttttttattaaagtttgttttttctaaattcttaattcataaataaattcacAAATTTATCTACCACTTTTAGCTGCGAGTTGGTTTGATATACAAGCAGAAAAAGGTGCTAAAGAAGATGAAAAATTAGAAGAAGAGAATGTTCCTTGTGTTCCAGCTGGTGAAAATAGCGAACTAGCTGCCTGTTATTTGTGTCATGATCAgtttgaacaattttataatgaaaaagaTGAAGAGTGGCAATTGAAGAATTGTGTTGAAAAGGATAAAAGGCTTTATCATCCCATGTGCCATGATGAtatgattgtaaataataatttaaattaataataaataataaattgttaaaaatattttttcttgtttttaattatatttaaaattgctttttttttcagaaaactcGAGAGGAAAAAATTCGTAAGAGAAATCGAGCTATTGTAGAAGCTAAACAATTGGAAAGCCAAAGAATAGAAATCAAAGAAGGAGAACAATCTGAATTAAAATTGGCAGAAGATATAAAAATcaaagatgaaaaaaaagaagaaatacATTTGAAAGATGAAGAAAAACTTATAGCTGAAAAagattcattaataaaaaaagaaataattttagaaaaagaaCCAGTTGGGATTAAAGAAGTATTTACAGAAAAAGAAGCAGTTCTAGATAAAGAAACTGTTACAAAAACTGAAACAATTATGGAAACAGAAACAGTTATGGAAACAGAAATAGAAACAATTAAGGAAACAGAAACAGAAACAATTAAGGAAACAGAAACAATTATGGAAACAGAAACAATTATGGAAACAGAAACAGAAACAATTATAGAAACCGAATCAATTAAACTTGAAGAAAATGAAGAGCAAATAACAGATGAAAATTCACTTCAAACTGAACCAGTTTTTCAAGAATCACAGACTGAAGAAAATATGAAGACAAATAATTATGAAGATTTGGAAATTCCTGACACTATGGAAATAATTCAAGTGACTGAAGTTTTATCACCTAAATTAGTTGATGAACCCATTGTTGAAAACATTAACAGTTTGTCATCCCCCCAAAACACTCAAGAAATTGTACCTGAAGAAATTAAACCTAAATCTCCATCCCCTGTTTCTACAATGACATGTTCTATTGATGGAAACACTGATACTGAATGGAATGTTCCAGTTGCTCCCGCAATGGGGACAATCAAGATAAACATCAGTCAAAAAATGACACCTGTTGTAAAACCAATCATTCTCTCTGAAAACACATCCATTGAACCACAGTCACCACCAGATTTCACACAGACGTTTGGGGAAATCGATCCTGATCAACCACCACCACCAGGTCTTGAAATGGAAACTGTAGTGGCTCCTAAAATACAAAGGGAAATGAAACCAAGACTGATGCTCAATGCAAAAAAACTTAAGGAATATCCAATAGTTAATAAAGGTAAAGAAATGTCAGGATTATGttcaattatgtaaaaaatatgtgatGTATGTTGTGAATAATtaacctataaaattatattatttgaaatgtatataatatatacttgttttaattttgtaaatgtatCTGCTTAAaatgtgatatatattatttataaatttataaatataatataaagtacattcttttgtatattattatagtcatataaaatattagattaagTTGTTCacattgttgatttttttttacccaaaataaattataattttataatattgattttaatctaatttttaaaaaatgtttcctaCTATTAATTTACTGAATAAAAGAATTTTGGTTAAttcataaatactaaatagttataaaatgtaaatatatattgtgtattttaaattcacaGGGATATACATTTTAGTTGCGACTTGTGGATAGTCAGTataaaagagtaaaaaataatattgatttccTTTTATTCCGCATATAAAATActtgtgtttgtataatatattttaaattaataaaaaaaaaaaaaaattttagtaatcattttattattaattactagtttagtcatttttttagtgactattaaatacaatattgttgttgattattaatattgtgttggatttcttgtttataataaagaattatgctcattattttatgtattatttttttaaaaatgtattttaatatttctgtttGATGATTTTATATAACTGTTAATGTAGTGCCTGACAGCCAATTAATAGTAAGAATGTTTTGTGTTTTGTGAGGTTAAATCAAGAGGAtaacttttcaaataaatcaaattacattCAGTAGTACATAACTAAAGTAaacaagttttattattaaattcattatttacattttacagttaTGTGGCCATCGGGGAAATGCAATAGTGTCTTTAATATTCTGTACATCTAACAATACTTGAAGAAATCGTTCAAAACCTATGCCAAAACCAGCAGTAGACACATTCCCAAATTTTCTTAATTCTAAATACCAATGAAGTTTGTCTTCCAATCCTGCAAAAgataatttttctttcaaaacaTCATAATCATCTTCACGTACACTTCCGCCACATAATTCACCAACATTTGGGCATAATAGGTCTACAGCATACACCTAAACAATgacaacaaaaacattattttttatattaattagttgaaTATTTAACGCACCAATGACTTGTTATTAGGTATAGCTTTAGtgtaaaatggttttaaatctTTAGGCCAATCCACGACAAAAATAGGTTTCTGaccattatattttactaaaaacaattcATGTTCTTTAGCCAAAGGTTTGCCTCGaatcattgaatttttaaagcaattttctttttctaataCATCACATGCTTTTTGGTAACTAATTACTTCATAAGGAACATTTACCATATTCACAGGGTCATTGTCTTTAGAAGCACCTATGATGTTTCTGTAATGGCCTATTTCATCACTAGAATTCTCCAAAAGTTGTTTTACAACTGTAGATGTAGTTTTTTCTATTGAACTCAAGAGTTCTTCTGTATTGTCAATAAAAGCTTGCTCTGCTTCAATCATATAAAATTCTGATAAATGTAACCTAGACTTTGAATTTTCTGCTCTAAATGTTGGCCCTAATGTGTAAACTTTAGTTAGAGCCCGCGCCATACATTCTAAATGCATCTGTCCAGATACTGTTAAATACGTTTGCCCGTTAAAGAAAGCTTCCATAGGTGACTGATGATCTTTTGAAATCATTTCTTTAACTAATTTTTCACTATCTGGTTTAACTGCAAATACTTCACCAGCTCCTTCACAATCATTAGAAGATAATACTGGagcatttatttctataaaattgtcTTCAGCAAATCTATTTCTAACAGCACTAGACAATTTGTCTCTAAGTCTAAGTAGACTACTAAATGTTGCTGTACGTGGTCGAATATGTAAATGTTGTCTGACATATTCTGGATGGTAAGTTTTTCGAGGTGCAAATGGATAACCATCTTGGACAACACATGATCCGTAAACATTAATAGATTCTGCTACCAACTCCAGTTGATAGTTAGGGTTTCTAACTAAGACACCCTCAGCTTCGAAGGAACATCCATAAGTCAATGAAgctggaattttatttttaggtattacTACTTGTAGACGACGATGTGTAGAACCATCATCTAAGTCCACGAATATGTTTTCTTTCATTTTTCGCATTGCTTTTGCCCAACCctaaaattcaaacaaacaattattagtaaaatacaaagttcataaataggtatagattgtaattaagaactttttaatataaaacatacaatCATAATACTACAACCAACtaatagttgtatttattaaaaataaggtaaaataactaagaaatatttactttgatattttatagtttgattattatttatgtgttttcagttttaacaattcattactattatagatagaaaaaaaatattaagcattCAAATTGGTTGTACATAGGTCATAGAGTGAATACATTAATAactaaatcataaaattatcaatattactaaAGAAAAAACTAAGATTCATAggtaatacctactaattataaggtttgattaaaattatttagataggtataaccaattagttataggtattacctttaatttttttttacaaccctCGGGTtgagtatttaaaatgtcttttaCTGAACAACTGGAATACAGATGCCTGCTCAGAGTATATCTGCATGGTAAACTTAATAGTTTCATGTTCATCATTTACTACCtggaattgaaaataatatgattatttatttcataacaatattcaatacatCCTTGTGATTGTAAAGTATAGTGagattatagtaaattataacgTGATCTACACTGTAGTAGTATTCGGCCAAGAGAACACTTTTTTGTTAGtgtattctaataatttttgttacaaattctttaattaattaatccatTAAATGAATgttgtttattaaatgtaaataaggtatcaatttaaatttgaaagatAATTAATGAGTATTGTTGGTACattaataccaattaaattaaatatacaaatatttagtatattattcaaaaaattaaaattcaaaaatatgaccaaatattttggatttgtaaaattttaaccaCATTAAAGATTTAGAGTTCTGAATTTATAACCTGGATCGTGAATTCATGATTCTAAATTTATAACCATGATTAGATACTTAATCGTGAGTATGGACGGAACTTTCAAACAAAACCAATTTTGAAATAACTTATACCTATTGATGCTAGAAACAAGTTTTCGGCACAACCATAACAcaagaataaatttaattttataatttattataatttaactaaaaaaaaaaacaaaataaaatcaatttgtctaaaattatataattatatatgtaatatataggtgaataataaatattgtaaattaaattttaacaacaatttatattattaaacttaatctGGTCTGTCGTGGTATAAACTTGAATAGTAACTAACTATTATAGCACTATTATAaagaaagtattataataaagttctttatagtttatattatttaatctattctgtggtttATAATCGTGATAGTAAGTTGCTTAACAATGTAACTGTTATCACGTCagaatgaattatttttcaaacccaACACGGGAATTGCTGGTCCTGACGAAAGAATTTTTATCTGATAAGTTAATTTACTCAAGTATTGGGtttgtttacaattttcaatttatttccaTTTAAATTATGCTGTTCTTGAatcaattaaacaattaaaatatgactacATACATTactcatttaatattatcagtttaatatataatacctatcaagtttatcatattttatatctaaaccATTACACATTTCGTTTtgttaaaaacctaaaaattgaAAAGACTCACCTGGAAGTTGGAACACAGCGGTAATTcacttttatagttaataaaaattataacttaactttttctaattttaatgtGTTATTACTATCTTTAGAATATGGCCACAGACAAGGTGACACTGACAGATGCTTTGTCGAATGTGGACGTGCTCGATGAACTTACACTGCCTGATGAACAACCGTGTATAGAAGCACAGCCGTGTTCAATTCTTTATCAAGCTGATTTTGATACAAATTTCGAAGACCGTAATGGATTTGTAACAGGCATAgcaaaatatattgaagaagCCACTGTTCATGCCAGTCttgtaatatgaaaatttatgctaaatttgatttttgtgcTAATTTATGCTTATTGCTgaatgtgtttatatttataatatataatatttttcttatttttttggcaCTTTTTTAGAATGAATTATTAGAAGAAGGACAAGTGCATGCGGTCATGCTTTACACGTGGCGTTGTTGTTCAAGAGCAATTCCACAGCCAAAATCCAATGAACAACCTAATCGAGTTGAGATATATGAGAAAACTGTTGAGGTTTTAGGACCAGAAGTTAACAAACTGCTTCAGTTCATGTATTTCCaagtaattaaatcaaattctcttacagaaattatattatgtactgctTAAGCTTTGAAATATGaatgtttgttattaatatttttattgtatattagagGAAAGCAATCGAACGGTTTTGTGGAGAAGTTAAACGTTTGTGCCATGCTGAAAAACGAAAAGACTTTATTTCTGAAGCATATATACTAACGCTCggaaaatttattaatatgtttgctGTGCTTGATGAActgaaaaatatgaaatctagtgtaaaaaatgattattcaagCTATCGCCGAGCTGCTCAATTCTTAAAAGTGATGGCAGACTCTCATACACTTCAGGAATCTCAAAATTTATCCATGTTCTTGGCCACACAGAATAAAATTAGAGACACAGTtaaagaaaatttagaaaaaattccTGCGTATGAAGAACTTTTATCAGATGTTGTCAATTTGTGTGTCCAAATGTTTGAATCAAAAATGTACCTTACTCCATCAGAAAAACATATGCTTGTTAaggtaaatatgaataatgccatattttattttgctttgtaAAAttcatatgtattttatttacaggtTATGGGATTTGGATTGTTTCTCATGGATAATgaactatgtaatattaataaattagatcAGAAGAAAAAACTGAATTTAGGCAAAATTGACAGAATTTTTAaggtttaaaattgtttcatttgttgaatatttaatatatttttgtgtttaattgttaattaattattattaatatgaattatttatttaatatattagaatcTGGAAGTTGTCCCTCTATTTGGAGACATGCAGATCGCACCATTTAATTATATCAAGCGATCTAAACATTTTGAACCAGGACGTTGGCCTTTATCTAGTTCACCACAAATAAGTCCACAAGCGGATCTCATGGTACATTTACCTCAAATAAGAGAAGATCATGTAAAGTATATTAGTGAATTGGCTCGTTATAGTAATGAAGTAACAACTACATATAAAGAAACAAGAACAGATACTGAAAACAAAGATACAGCTGAATTGGGATTAAGGGGATTACAACTTCTGTCTGAGTGGACAAGTGTTGTGACAGAACTCTATTCTTGGAAATTACTTCATCCTACTGATCACCATCAAAACAAAGAATGTCCTGTTGAAGCTGAAGAATATGAACGAGCCACACGTTACAATTATACAGATGAAGAAAAATTTGCACTTATTGAAGTAATAGCAATGATAAAAGGATTACAAGTTCTTATGGCTCGAATGGAAACAGTTTTTACTGACACTATTCGTCGTAATATCTATGCAGAATTACAAGATTTTGTTCAATTAACATTGAGGGAACCATTAAGAAAGGCTATTAAGAATAAAAGAGATCTTATTAGGAGTATACTCGTTTCAGTTCGAGAAACTTGTGCTGACTGGCAAAGAGGTGTAGAGCCATCAGCAGATCCAGCTTTGAAAGGGAAAAAAGATCCAGATGTTGGATTTGGGATTAAAGTGCCTAGAAGGAATGTTGGtaagttgtaaattgtaataataataaaaaacacatccaattctgtgtttcttttttttttaggtccTTCATCTACTCAACTCTACATGGTTAGAACAATGTTGGAATCATTAATTGCAGATAAATCTGGTGGTAAACGTACTTTACGAAAAGATATTGATGGACAATACCTGATGCAAATTGATCAATTTCATAAGACTTCATTTTTTTGGAGCTATCTCCTTGGATTTAGTcgtatgtatacaaaatttaatatttataattggatattttgtttgttatttcaATTACTGTGATATTATACCAGCATTATAATTACCAGTAGATATATTACTTGTTTGTTTTACCTATTggtatattcataataaacaaGTTTAATACTAGCAATAAATATTTGTcccatgtaaatattaatatttattatatattcttttattatatttttattcatcaaatttattttagagtcaTTACAACAATGTTGTGATCTTTCACAACTATGGTATCGTGAATTTTATTTGGAAATGACCATGGCAAGGCGCATTCAAAAATGTACTGTTAAACATCAGCACAATGAAGAATGCAGTGATTTAATTACAATGGAGAAAAGAATTCAGTTTCCGATTGAAATGTCAATGCCTTGGATATTGACTGATCATATTTTGAAGACAAAAGAACCGTCCATGATGGAATACGTCTTATATCCGTTAGATTTGTATAATGACAGTGCTCATTATGCTTTAACTGTATTCCGCAAACAGTTTCTTTATGATGAAGTTGAGGCTGAAGTGAATCTTTGCTTTGATCAATTTGTTTACAAATTAAGTGAGCAAATCTTTGCTCACTATAAACAATTAGCATCGAGTATATTATTGGACAAGAGATTCCGTGTGGAGTGTGTTGCTATGGGTACATACCTTATTTTATATCCAAGAGCAAATAGATATGAAACTCTGTTAAAACAACGACACGTGCAATTATTGGGGCGTAGTGTAGATTTAAACAAACTGATCACACAGCGAGTTAATGCAGATATGTTAAAGTCTCT
It contains:
- the LOC100160861 gene encoding probable asparagine--tRNA ligase, mitochondrial, with the translated sequence MMNMKLLSLPCRYTLSRHLYSSCSVKDILNTQPEGCKKKLKGWAKAMRKMKENIFVDLDDGSTHRRLQVVIPKNKIPASLTYGCSFEAEGVLVRNPNYQLELVAESINVYGSCVVQDGYPFAPRKTYHPEYVRQHLHIRPRTATFSSLLRLRDKLSSAVRNRFAEDNFIEINAPVLSSNDCEGAGEVFAVKPDSEKLVKEMISKDHQSPMEAFFNGQTYLTVSGQMHLECMARALTKVYTLGPTFRAENSKSRLHLSEFYMIEAEQAFIDNTEELLSSIEKTTSTVVKQLLENSSDEIGHYRNIIGASKDNDPVNMVNVPYEVISYQKACDVLEKENCFKNSMIRGKPLAKEHELFLVKYNGQKPIFVVDWPKDLKPFYTKAIPNNKSLVYAVDLLCPNVGELCGGSVREDDYDVLKEKLSFAGLEDKLHWYLELRKFGNVSTAGFGIGFERFLQVLLDVQNIKDTIAFPRWPHNCKM
- the LOC100159491 gene encoding cytoplasmic FMR1-interacting protein, encoding MATDKVTLTDALSNVDVLDELTLPDEQPCIEAQPCSILYQADFDTNFEDRNGFVTGIAKYIEEATVHASLNELLEEGQVHAVMLYTWRCCSRAIPQPKSNEQPNRVEIYEKTVEVLGPEVNKLLQFMYFQRKAIERFCGEVKRLCHAEKRKDFISEAYILTLGKFINMFAVLDELKNMKSSVKNDYSSYRRAAQFLKVMADSHTLQESQNLSMFLATQNKIRDTVKENLEKIPAYEELLSDVVNLCVQMFESKMYLTPSEKHMLVKVMGFGLFLMDNELCNINKLDQKKKLNLGKIDRIFKNLEVVPLFGDMQIAPFNYIKRSKHFEPGRWPLSSSPQISPQADLMVHLPQIREDHVKYISELARYSNEVTTTYKETRTDTENKDTAELGLRGLQLLSEWTSVVTELYSWKLLHPTDHHQNKECPVEAEEYERATRYNYTDEEKFALIEVIAMIKGLQVLMARMETVFTDTIRRNIYAELQDFVQLTLREPLRKAIKNKRDLIRSILVSVRETCADWQRGVEPSADPALKGKKDPDVGFGIKVPRRNVGPSSTQLYMVRTMLESLIADKSGGKRTLRKDIDGQYLMQIDQFHKTSFFWSYLLGFSQSLQQCCDLSQLWYREFYLEMTMARRIQKCTVKHQHNEECSDLITMEKRIQFPIEMSMPWILTDHILKTKEPSMMEYVLYPLDLYNDSAHYALTVFRKQFLYDEVEAEVNLCFDQFVYKLSEQIFAHYKQLASSILLDKRFRVECVAMGTYLILYPRANRYETLLKQRHVQLLGRSVDLNKLITQRVNADMLKSLELAIAKFEGGDITGIVELEGIMQVNRLCHKLLCKHLALDEFDAMFREANHNVLAPYGRITLHVFWELNYDFLPNYCYNAATNRFVKCRGISFTQPVQRDKPPQMGHQYLWGSKQLNLAYTTIYGQYTGFVGAPHFRTMCKMLGYQGIAVVMEELLKIVKSLIQGNLLQFAKTLMEAMPRQCKLPRYDYGSPGVLGYYHAQLNDIVQYPDAKTELFHNFRELGNTILFCLLMEQALSQEEVCDLLHAAPFQNILPRPFTKEGEKTESKQKRLEAKYAALQIVPNIERYGTAKQVTIARDGDLLTRERLCCGLSIFEVVLSRLRGMLDDPVWVGPPPQNGVMNIDECTEFHRLWSALQFVYCIPVGDTEFTVEELFGEGLHWAGCTMIVLLGQQRRFEALDFCYHILRVQRVDSKDDNVKGIHLKRMVDRIRRFQVLNSQIFATLNKYLKANETDASAVEHVRCFPPPVHPSHPSSHYYRPDQTGSR